Proteins found in one Nitrosopumilus maritimus SCM1 genomic segment:
- a CDS encoding glucose-1-phosphate thymidylyltransferase, giving the protein MKGIILHGGHGTRLRPLTHTGPKQLLPIANKPMSQYCIESMKNAGITEIAIIIGGIASKKVEEYYGNGEKFGVKITYISQEAPKGIAHAINLCKDFVKDDKFLVFLGDNILKKEILEYKTNYENSDADALLLLCEVDNPTQFGIADVKDNKIIKIMEKPKDPPTNLAVTGIYFLNKKIFEIIDILKPSWRNELEITDALQLLMEKGNKIIFDTVTDYWKDTGTPNDILHANKEILQDISQEFLGEKEQTQIDGVCVLKEKSLLKNVKIIGPVLIGKNCIINNNSVIGPNVSIGDNCKISKSKIENSIIMNNCEINSNIKISDSIIAFDCQIFQEKNEKNVLLLGEGTKIWI; this is encoded by the coding sequence ATGAAAGGAATAATTTTACATGGTGGTCATGGAACACGACTAAGGCCTTTAACCCATACAGGACCAAAACAACTACTTCCAATTGCAAATAAACCAATGTCTCAATACTGTATTGAATCCATGAAGAATGCAGGGATTACAGAAATTGCCATCATTATTGGAGGTATAGCTTCTAAAAAAGTCGAAGAATATTATGGAAATGGAGAGAAATTTGGAGTAAAAATCACGTATATTTCACAAGAAGCGCCAAAAGGTATTGCTCATGCAATAAATCTATGCAAAGATTTTGTTAAAGATGATAAATTCCTTGTATTTTTAGGAGACAATATTTTAAAAAAAGAAATTTTGGAATACAAAACCAATTATGAAAATTCTGATGCAGATGCACTATTGTTATTATGTGAAGTAGATAACCCTACACAATTTGGAATTGCAGATGTTAAAGATAATAAAATTATCAAGATCATGGAAAAACCAAAGGATCCACCAACAAATCTTGCAGTTACAGGAATTTATTTTCTAAATAAAAAAATTTTTGAAATTATTGATATCTTAAAACCTTCATGGAGAAACGAGTTAGAGATTACTGATGCACTACAATTATTGATGGAAAAAGGAAATAAAATTATCTTTGACACTGTAACTGATTATTGGAAAGATACAGGAACTCCAAATGATATTTTACATGCAAATAAAGAAATTCTTCAAGATATTTCTCAAGAATTTTTGGGAGAAAAAGAACAAACTCAAATTGATGGTGTTTGTGTTTTAAAAGAAAAATCATTGCTAAAAAATGTAAAAATAATTGGACCAGTCTTAATTGGAAAAAATTGTATTATTAATAATAATTCAGTTATTGGTCCTAATGTTAGTATTGGAGATAATTGTAAAATTTCAAAAAGTAAAATTGAGAATTCAATAATTATGAATAATTGTGAAATTAATTCAAATATAAAAATTTCAGATAGTATAATTGCTTTTGATTGTCAGATTTTTCAAGAAAAAAATGAAAAGAATGTTTTGCTTCTAGGTGAAGGAACAAAAATTTGGATTTAA
- the rfbB gene encoding dTDP-glucose 4,6-dehydratase: MKILVTGGLGFIGSNFIINYLNEFPEHTIINLDNENHGANHQNLISIQKKNNYEFVKGDITNHKLMKNLISISDAIVNFAAESHVDRSISDATPFINSNILGVFTILEILKKEKEKRLVQISTDEVFGSLKKNSANENFKLNPSSPYSSSKASAELLVNSYFVTYEIDTVITRCTNNYGPRQFPEKLIPKTILLAMQKQKIPIYGNGKNIRDWIHVDDHCNAVKEVLHKGKSGESYNISAQNELDNIQIVTNILEKMGLNDDYLEFVEDRPGHDFRYSLDSSKIRNELKWKEETSFEDGIEKTIDWYVKNQEWCNGINKEILKKAKWNN, translated from the coding sequence ATGAAAATTTTAGTTACAGGAGGATTAGGATTTATTGGTAGTAATTTTATAATTAATTATTTAAACGAATTCCCTGAACATACCATAATTAATTTAGATAATGAAAATCATGGAGCCAACCATCAAAATTTGATTTCAATACAAAAGAAAAATAATTATGAATTCGTTAAAGGAGATATCACAAATCATAAACTAATGAAAAATTTGATTTCTATATCTGATGCAATAGTAAATTTTGCAGCAGAATCCCATGTTGATCGAAGTATTTCAGATGCAACACCATTCATAAACTCAAATATTTTAGGGGTATTTACAATTCTAGAAATTTTAAAAAAAGAAAAAGAAAAAAGGTTAGTTCAGATATCAACAGATGAAGTTTTTGGAAGTTTAAAAAAAAATAGCGCAAATGAGAATTTCAAATTAAATCCATCCAGCCCATATTCATCATCCAAAGCTTCAGCAGAATTGTTAGTTAATTCTTATTTTGTAACATATGAAATAGATACAGTAATAACACGTTGTACTAATAATTATGGACCTAGACAATTTCCTGAAAAATTAATACCAAAAACTATTCTATTAGCAATGCAAAAGCAAAAAATTCCAATATACGGAAATGGGAAAAATATTAGAGATTGGATTCATGTTGATGATCATTGTAATGCAGTCAAAGAAGTTTTACATAAAGGAAAATCTGGAGAATCATATAACATTTCAGCCCAAAATGAATTGGATAATATTCAAATTGTTACAAATATTTTGGAAAAAATGGGATTGAATGATGATTATTTAGAATTTGTAGAAGATAGACCTGGGCATGATTTTAGATATAGTTTAGATTCATCAAAAATAAGAAATGAATTAAAATGGAAAGAAGAAACAAGCTTTGAAGATGGAATTGAAAAAACAATTGATTGGTATGTTAAAAATCAAGAATGGTGTAACGGTATTAATAAAGAGATTTTAAAAAAAGCCAAATGGAATAACTAA
- a CDS encoding SGNH/GDSL hydrolase family protein: MSVQVSSGKQFIFFLILGIILLIGIEVSLHITYLFSMECDSLNSSFFDYFSEYDKQVLCREYTLANDVSMFDAPVRLHVPDQHGKYVNINSDGWRGEEIKFLDDEYRIFFFGGSTAFGNISTSDETTIPGYLEKKLRDEGYNVKVINVGVSGAATIDEFYVLENLILRFDPDMVIMYDGWNDVAGFNLTKFNIPYQEFILNDALLNNMSFDRFNSSSGSGSGLIKFFERINFKTGIGLFIFYKNIVNEQPTLENIDNSKLDVKKGKVDPKIVEFIQNYMKKYWSKTCELGQTNDFTVVNFIQPILGTSDRVIGDDEKRIMNDTSFINEYSTYLREINLNTGEVKYCDNIFDLRNSFSEMNGINIYLDEGHMSDFGNEIMADSIYNKIFPMIPH, from the coding sequence ATGTCTGTTCAAGTTTCTAGTGGAAAGCAATTCATATTTTTTCTAATTTTAGGAATAATTTTGTTGATTGGTATTGAAGTATCTCTTCATATTACTTATTTATTTTCAATGGAATGTGATAGTTTGAATAGTTCATTTTTTGATTATTTTTCAGAGTATGATAAGCAGGTTTTATGCAGAGAATATACTTTAGCTAATGACGTTTCCATGTTTGATGCACCTGTAAGATTACATGTTCCTGATCAACATGGAAAATATGTCAACATAAATTCTGATGGTTGGAGAGGTGAAGAAATAAAATTCCTTGATGATGAATATAGGATTTTCTTTTTTGGGGGTTCTACAGCTTTTGGGAATATTTCTACATCTGATGAAACAACAATTCCAGGATATTTAGAAAAAAAATTACGTGATGAAGGATATAATGTTAAAGTAATTAATGTGGGAGTTAGTGGTGCTGCAACCATTGACGAGTTTTATGTGCTAGAAAATCTCATACTAAGATTTGATCCTGATATGGTAATTATGTATGATGGGTGGAATGATGTGGCAGGTTTTAATTTGACAAAATTTAATATCCCTTACCAAGAATTTATTTTAAATGATGCTCTTTTAAACAATATGTCATTTGATAGATTCAACTCTTCTTCAGGTTCAGGCTCTGGACTCATCAAATTTTTTGAACGCATTAATTTCAAAACAGGTATTGGGTTATTCATTTTTTATAAAAATATTGTTAATGAGCAACCTACACTTGAAAACATTGACAATTCCAAATTAGATGTAAAAAAAGGCAAAGTTGATCCAAAAATAGTCGAATTCATTCAAAATTATATGAAAAAATATTGGTCTAAAACATGCGAACTAGGACAAACAAATGATTTTACGGTTGTTAATTTCATACAACCAATTTTGGGAACTAGTGATAGAGTAATTGGTGATGATGAAAAACGGATAATGAACGATACTTCGTTCATAAATGAGTATTCAACATACCTCAGAGAAATTAATTTGAATACTGGTGAAGTAAAATATTGTGATAATATTTTTGATCTCAGGAATTCATTTTCAGAAATGAATGGTATAAACATATATCTTGATGAAGGACATATGAGTGACTTTGGAAATGAAATAATGGCAGATTCAATTTATAATAAAATTTTCCCAATGATTCCACATTAA
- a CDS encoding carbamoyltransferase gives MYNLGISCYYHDSAAALLKDGHVVAAVEEERFSRKKFDDDFPNMAIEWCLNEADISPSEIHSVAFYDKPILKFERLLDNYITFAPRGLFSFINTIPKWLHKRLWIKNDINKALNGFKGEIIFPDHHMSHASHTFYTSQFDESAILTVDGVGEWSTTSFGHATDNSITLTHDIRWPNSLGLFYSAFTYFLGFQVNEGEYKLMGLASYGKPKYYDTILNNLIDVKDDGSIHLDMKYFAFTYDKVMTNQKFSKLFGINPRKKNEKTEQIHYDIGASVQKVLEDILLKMTHHVYEKTNSKNLCLGGGVALNGVANYRILREGPFDNLHIPPSPGDAGSAIGCAQYLYYIHHKKTRLIENDSSKIISENAYVGPSYSNEQIVEFLDSMNISYEKLECDELLKKTARLISDGKIVGWYQGKMEWGPRALGCRSILADPRKSEMKDVLNEKIKHRESFRPFAPSILEEYTSEYFEIDRISPYMLFVAPVKKPQDIPAVTHVDGTGRLQTVNRDANPLYYNLILEFYKITGVPVIINTSMNVMGEPIVNTPEQAYNMITKTNMDFIVLGNNLVEK, from the coding sequence ATGTACAATCTTGGAATATCCTGTTATTATCATGATTCGGCTGCAGCATTACTCAAAGACGGTCATGTAGTTGCAGCAGTTGAAGAAGAACGATTCTCTAGAAAAAAATTTGATGATGATTTTCCAAATATGGCAATAGAGTGGTGTCTTAATGAGGCAGACATATCTCCCTCTGAGATTCATTCTGTAGCGTTTTATGACAAACCAATTTTAAAATTTGAAAGATTACTTGATAATTACATTACATTCGCACCAAGAGGTCTCTTTAGTTTTATTAATACTATACCAAAATGGTTACACAAAAGACTGTGGATAAAAAATGACATAAACAAAGCACTCAATGGATTTAAGGGTGAAATTATTTTCCCTGATCACCATATGTCCCATGCATCTCATACATTTTATACATCACAATTTGATGAATCTGCAATATTAACTGTGGATGGAGTAGGTGAATGGAGCACAACATCATTTGGTCATGCCACAGACAATTCTATTACATTGACTCATGATATCCGATGGCCTAATTCATTAGGATTGTTTTATTCAGCATTCACTTACTTTCTAGGTTTTCAGGTAAATGAGGGTGAGTACAAACTCATGGGTCTCGCATCTTATGGAAAACCTAAGTACTATGATACAATTTTAAACAATTTGATTGATGTTAAAGATGATGGTTCAATTCATCTTGATATGAAATATTTTGCATTTACGTATGACAAGGTAATGACAAATCAAAAATTTTCAAAATTATTTGGAATCAATCCTAGAAAGAAAAATGAAAAAACAGAACAAATACACTATGACATTGGTGCTAGTGTACAAAAGGTATTGGAGGATATTTTGTTAAAGATGACACATCACGTGTATGAGAAAACAAATTCAAAAAATTTGTGTCTTGGAGGAGGCGTAGCTCTTAATGGTGTCGCAAATTATCGTATTCTTAGAGAAGGACCGTTTGATAATTTACACATACCCCCATCCCCGGGAGATGCAGGTAGTGCAATTGGCTGTGCGCAGTATCTTTACTACATTCACCACAAAAAAACCAGATTAATTGAAAATGACTCCTCTAAGATAATTTCAGAAAACGCTTATGTTGGACCATCGTATTCAAATGAACAGATAGTAGAATTTTTAGATTCTATGAATATCTCTTATGAGAAATTAGAATGTGATGAATTACTAAAAAAAACAGCTCGGCTTATCTCTGATGGAAAAATTGTTGGTTGGTATCAGGGTAAAATGGAATGGGGTCCAAGAGCTTTGGGATGTAGAAGTATTCTGGCTGATCCTAGAAAATCAGAGATGAAGGATGTTCTAAATGAAAAGATCAAACACAGAGAATCATTTAGACCATTTGCCCCATCAATACTTGAAGAATATACTTCAGAATATTTCGAAATTGACAGAATTAGCCCTTACATGTTGTTTGTTGCTCCTGTTAAGAAACCACAAGATATTCCAGCAGTGACACATGTTGATGGTACTGGTAGATTACAAACTGTAAATCGTGATGCTAATCCACTTTACTATAACTTGATTTTAGAATTTTATAAAATCACTGGGGTTCCAGTAATTATTAATACATCCATGAATGTCATGGGGGAGCCAATTGTCAATACTCCTGAACAGGCTTACAATATGATTACCAAAACAAATATGGATTTTATTGTTTTGGGGAATAATTTGGTGGAAAAGTAA